A genomic stretch from Rhodobacterales bacterium HKCCA1288 includes:
- a CDS encoding ComF family protein, which translates to MLDRAKTWAFPPDCLRCGDRVEIPYGLCGPCWAEAQFIGKSCCHACGDELIGEEAAPSDLCDACLMRPPPWDAGRAVLRYEGTGRALVLALKHGDRADICRAASSWMAEKAQEWLGQNPLLVPIPLHPLRLLQRRFNQSALLAHHICRTPQFREHAITCLPDALYRLRRTASQDGLGAEARFANLDEALALTPRHCERLRGRAIILIDDVMTSGATLWSATHALRLGGAGPIYVLVMARATKAA; encoded by the coding sequence ATCCTTGATCGGGCCAAAACATGGGCCTTTCCGCCTGATTGCCTGCGCTGCGGTGACAGGGTTGAAATCCCTTATGGTCTTTGTGGCCCCTGTTGGGCGGAGGCTCAATTTATTGGCAAATCCTGCTGTCACGCCTGCGGCGATGAATTGATTGGCGAGGAGGCTGCGCCGAGTGATCTTTGTGATGCATGTCTCATGCGCCCGCCGCCATGGGATGCAGGCCGCGCCGTGCTGCGATATGAGGGGACAGGACGCGCGCTTGTGCTTGCCCTCAAACATGGCGACCGCGCCGATATTTGCCGTGCGGCCAGCTCTTGGATGGCGGAAAAGGCGCAAGAGTGGCTTGGTCAAAACCCGCTTCTGGTTCCCATCCCCCTACACCCGTTGCGTTTGCTGCAGCGGCGGTTCAATCAATCCGCTCTCCTCGCGCATCATATCTGCAGAACGCCCCAGTTCCGTGAACACGCAATCACCTGCCTGCCTGATGCGTTATATCGTCTGCGCAGAACGGCCTCCCAAGATGGGCTGGGCGCGGAAGCCCGTTTTGCCAATTTAGACGAGGCGCTGGCCCTAACCCCGCGCCATTGTGAAAGGCTGCGGGGACGGGCGATCATTTTGATTGATGATGTGATGACCTCAGGCGCGACCCTTTGGTCTGCAACCCACGCCTTGCGCTTGGGCGGCGCAGGGCCGATATATGTGCTGGTGATGGCCCGCGCTACAAAAGCAGCGTAG
- the grxC gene encoding glutaredoxin 3 has product MAQIEIYTSPLCGYCHAAKRLLASKDVSFVETDVSRDPKLRQDMMARAHGRHTVPQIFINDQHIGGYDDLAALERQGKLDPLLSA; this is encoded by the coding sequence ATGGCACAGATTGAAATCTACACAAGCCCACTTTGCGGCTATTGTCACGCTGCCAAACGCCTTTTGGCAAGCAAGGATGTCAGCTTTGTCGAGACTGATGTCAGCCGTGACCCAAAACTGCGCCAAGATATGATGGCACGCGCCCATGGTCGGCACACTGTGCCGCAGATTTTTATCAATGACCAACATATAGGCGGTTACGATGATCTTGCGGCACTTGAGCGTCAGGGCAAGCTTGATCCGTTGCTTTCTGCGTAA
- a CDS encoding MarR family transcriptional regulator: MSDTSDPLSIALFSELFMADQLARNRLSKALPKGMELSHFSVLNHLARANEERTPAQLARLFHVTRGAMTNTLNRLEWAGHIHIRPDWDDARRKFVTISPAGRSARDAALQAIAPILSDTIEAIGAAKVRAALPVLREMRVRLEDDADLRG, translated from the coding sequence ATGAGTGACACCAGTGATCCCCTCTCTATCGCGCTGTTCAGCGAATTGTTCATGGCTGATCAATTGGCCCGAAACCGCCTGTCCAAAGCGCTGCCAAAAGGTATGGAACTGAGCCATTTTTCTGTGCTGAACCACTTGGCCCGCGCCAATGAGGAACGCACACCTGCACAGCTTGCGCGGCTGTTTCACGTCACCCGTGGTGCCATGACCAACACGCTGAACCGCTTGGAATGGGCGGGACATATCCATATCCGTCCCGATTGGGACGATGCCCGCCGTAAATTTGTGACCATCAGCCCCGCGGGGCGTTCCGCGCGCGATGCAGCGCTACAGGCGATTGCACCGATTTTGTCGGATACGATCGAAGCCATCGGTGCGGCCAAAGTTCGCGCAGCCCTGCCTGTTTTGCGCGAGATGCGGGTGCGCCTTGAAGATGATGCCGACCTGCGCGGTTAG
- the ubiG gene encoding bifunctional 2-polyprenyl-6-hydroxyphenol methylase/3-demethylubiquinol 3-O-methyltransferase UbiG: MTDKTGTIDPAEIAKFEAMAAEWWDPNGKFRPLHMMNPVRLDYITRQIAAEFGRDLTAERPFEGLRLLDIGCGGGLLSEPMARLGADVVGADAAERNIPVARVHAEQSGLTIDYRHTSAEALAAAGEQFDVVLNMEVVEHVADPQAYLTACHDLLKSGGLMLCSTINRNPKSFAMAIVGAEYIMRWLPKGTHEWSKFITPDELFKMIEIAGLRPVDRKGYVFNPISWGWSISDRDLSVNYVTASIRP, encoded by the coding sequence ATGACGGACAAGACTGGCACAATTGACCCTGCGGAAATCGCAAAATTCGAGGCGATGGCCGCCGAATGGTGGGATCCAAACGGGAAATTCCGACCGTTGCACATGATGAACCCTGTGCGGCTTGACTATATCACGCGCCAGATCGCGGCCGAATTCGGGCGGGATCTAACGGCTGAGCGACCCTTTGAGGGGCTGCGTCTCTTGGATATTGGCTGTGGGGGTGGGCTTCTATCTGAACCCATGGCACGGCTTGGCGCTGATGTGGTGGGCGCAGATGCGGCTGAGCGCAACATTCCTGTGGCACGGGTTCATGCCGAGCAATCAGGCCTGACGATTGATTATCGCCACACAAGCGCTGAGGCCCTTGCCGCAGCAGGCGAGCAATTCGATGTCGTCCTCAATATGGAAGTGGTTGAACATGTGGCCGATCCGCAGGCCTATTTGACTGCTTGCCATGATTTGCTGAAATCAGGCGGGCTGATGCTGTGCTCAACCATCAACCGCAATCCCAAAAGCTTTGCCATGGCGATTGTGGGCGCGGAATATATCATGCGTTGGCTGCCAAAAGGCACGCATGAATGGTCAAAATTCATCACGCCCGATGAGTTATTCAAAATGATCGAGATTGCAGGGCTGAGGCCCGTGGATCGCAAGGGCTATGTGTTCAATCCGATTTCTTGGGGTTGGTCGATCTCGGATCGCGATTTGTCGGTGAATTACGTCACCGCATCCATTCGCCCCTAA
- the pip gene encoding prolyl aminopeptidase: MDKFTGQKRAVQHLFPPIDPFDQRMLDVGEGHQIYMEQCGNPNGPAVVVLHGGPGGGCSPAMRRYFDPSVWRIILFDQRGCGRSRPHAAIRGNSTWHLVEDIERIRNTLGIEKWAVFGGSWGATLALIYAQTHPQSVAYLALRGVFLSMQRELDWFYGGGAGQFWPEQWQRFVSLIPEDERGDLIAAYNRRLFSGDMMVETRYARAWAAWENALASIESDGQGGDCPADYARAFARLENHYFVNRGFLEEDGQILKNMHRIAHIHGVIVQGRYDMICPPQSAYSLSARWPSGRLQMVKAAGHALSEPGISQELVRVMKSVGEHATKFGL; encoded by the coding sequence ATGGATAAGTTCACGGGCCAAAAGCGCGCAGTGCAGCATCTCTTTCCGCCGATCGACCCGTTCGATCAGCGAATGTTGGATGTTGGCGAAGGTCACCAGATTTATATGGAGCAATGCGGAAACCCAAACGGCCCTGCCGTTGTGGTGCTGCATGGTGGCCCTGGCGGCGGGTGTAGCCCTGCCATGCGGCGCTATTTTGACCCTTCGGTCTGGCGAATTATCCTGTTTGATCAGCGCGGCTGTGGCCGCTCGCGGCCCCATGCGGCTATCCGAGGCAACAGCACATGGCATCTGGTCGAAGATATTGAGCGCATCCGCAATACGCTTGGCATTGAAAAATGGGCCGTATTTGGCGGCTCTTGGGGTGCGACCCTTGCCTTGATCTATGCGCAAACCCATCCGCAATCCGTGGCCTATTTGGCCTTGCGCGGTGTATTTTTGTCGATGCAACGCGAGTTGGATTGGTTTTATGGCGGCGGTGCGGGTCAATTCTGGCCAGAACAATGGCAGCGCTTTGTCTCGCTGATCCCCGAAGATGAGCGCGGCGATTTAATTGCCGCCTATAACCGCCGCCTTTTCTCAGGCGATATGATGGTGGAAACCCGTTATGCGCGGGCTTGGGCCGCATGGGAAAACGCATTGGCGTCTATCGAAAGCGATGGCCAAGGGGGCGATTGCCCCGCCGACTACGCCCGCGCCTTCGCGCGGCTTGAGAACCATTATTTCGTCAATCGCGGCTTTCTCGAAGAAGACGGGCAGATTTTAAAGAATATGCATCGCATCGCCCATATTCACGGCGTGATCGTGCAGGGGCGGTATGACATGATTTGTCCACCCCAATCCGCCTATAGCCTTTCCGCGCGTTGGCCTTCGGGTCGTTTGCAGATGGTCAAGGCTGCAGGCCATGCCCTGTCTGAGCCTGGTATCAGCCAAGAATTGGTGCGGGTGATGAAATCTGTGGGCGAACACGCCACAAAATTTGGCCTATAA
- a CDS encoding error-prone DNA polymerase: MGFAELAALSNFSFLQGGSHPEEYAVRAADLGLHALAIADVNSVSGIVRAHSELRRIAREIAARRAADADLHGPPRPAHIPPAPRAPIFTCPRLLPAARLVFPDGLEIVALARTREGWGNLCRILSKGQLRAEKGQCLLALEDLLSHAAGLELVVLSDRNAHFPPHHAGAWHNALPQLAARFAGHIWLALTPYYDGQDALRFAAIARRAEALSLPLVASGAPMMHHARRRRLVDVLSAIRKGIRLVDLGRHAQVNAEQRLRSLSQMRRLFHDYPRALAATRLIARRCQFQLDQLRYEYPSEISDGETPQSRLERLAWKGLAWRYPRGIPERAQTLMTHELALIDKLGYAPYFLTVHDIVAFARGRGILCQGRGSAANSITCYALGVTSVSPEIGTMVFERFVSEARDEPPDIDVDFEHERREEVIQWIYARYGRHRAGICATVIHYRGKRAIREVGRAMGLSEDILSALSSQIWGSWGSGELQDARLREIGLDPDNPHLRLVMDLVGQIIGFPRHLSQHVGGFVITEGRLDALVPIENATMEDRTIIAWDKDDIDALGILKVDVLALGMLSCLRKSFDLLRGHYGRDFDLATLPAEDGRVYDMLCKADSLGVFQVESRAQMNFLPRMRPRSFYDLVIQVAIIRPGPIQGDMVHPFIRRRNGEEAVEFPSDALGAVLRKTLGVPLFQEQAMQIAIVGASFTPTEADALRRALATFKKKGHVSEFRARFLRGMQNNGYDPDFAARCFAQIEGFGAYGFPESHAASFALLVYASAWIKCHYPAVFACALLNSQPMGFYSPAQIVRDAQAHGVEVRPVCVNLSAWDHTLEPDGTGALALRLGLRQIRSLSEEDAHWVIAARGNGYLSPRDLWRRAGLSQKPLRALAEADAFAALGFDRRAALWELRGLGPAQDLPLFARDLEGEAHNEAAPNLPQMTEGEAVIEDYASLRLTLKRHPVAFLRGKLSPNWVARL, translated from the coding sequence ATGGGATTCGCAGAGCTTGCCGCATTGTCAAATTTTTCTTTTCTTCAGGGTGGATCGCATCCTGAAGAATATGCTGTGCGCGCGGCGGATTTGGGGCTTCATGCTTTGGCGATTGCCGATGTGAATTCGGTTTCGGGCATCGTGCGGGCGCATAGCGAATTGCGCCGTATCGCGCGTGAGATTGCGGCGCGGCGCGCGGCGGATGCTGATTTGCACGGGCCACCGCGCCCCGCCCATATTCCCCCCGCCCCGCGCGCACCAATTTTCACCTGTCCGCGGCTTTTGCCTGCCGCGCGATTGGTTTTCCCTGATGGGCTAGAGATTGTTGCCCTCGCCCGCACGCGGGAAGGTTGGGGAAATCTGTGCCGTATTCTGTCCAAAGGTCAGTTGCGCGCAGAAAAAGGGCAGTGCTTGCTTGCTCTCGAGGATTTGCTGTCGCATGCGGCAGGGCTGGAATTGGTTGTGCTCAGTGATCGAAACGCCCATTTCCCACCGCATCATGCAGGGGCTTGGCATAATGCGCTGCCCCAATTGGCGGCGCGGTTCGCGGGGCATATTTGGCTTGCCCTTACCCCCTATTATGACGGGCAGGATGCATTACGTTTTGCCGCGATTGCACGGCGGGCAGAGGCGCTATCCCTGCCGCTTGTGGCCTCTGGTGCGCCGATGATGCATCACGCCCGCCGCCGCCGTTTGGTGGATGTCCTTAGCGCCATTCGGAAAGGCATTCGTTTGGTTGATCTCGGACGTCATGCGCAGGTCAATGCCGAACAGCGGTTGCGCAGCTTGTCGCAGATGCGCCGCTTGTTTCACGATTATCCCCGCGCTCTTGCGGCAACGCGCTTGATCGCGCGGCGCTGCCAGTTTCAACTGGATCAATTGCGCTATGAATACCCATCCGAGATTTCTGATGGCGAAACCCCACAGTCCCGCCTTGAACGATTGGCGTGGAAGGGGCTTGCATGGCGCTACCCAAGGGGCATCCCTGAGCGTGCGCAGACCCTCATGACCCATGAATTGGCGCTGATCGATAAGCTTGGTTATGCGCCCTATTTTTTGACAGTGCATGATATTGTCGCTTTCGCGCGCGGGCGTGGGATTTTGTGCCAAGGGCGTGGGTCTGCGGCCAATTCCATCACGTGTTATGCTTTGGGCGTGACCTCTGTATCTCCTGAAATTGGCACGATGGTGTTCGAGCGATTTGTCTCGGAGGCTCGTGATGAGCCACCCGATATTGATGTTGATTTCGAGCATGAACGCCGCGAGGAGGTGATCCAATGGATTTACGCCCGCTATGGTCGTCACCGCGCAGGGATTTGCGCCACAGTGATCCATTATCGCGGCAAGCGTGCCATTCGTGAAGTTGGCCGCGCAATGGGTTTGAGCGAAGATATCCTATCCGCGCTTTCAAGCCAGATTTGGGGATCATGGGGGTCAGGTGAATTGCAGGATGCCCGACTGCGCGAAATCGGTCTTGATCCTGATAACCCGCATTTGCGCTTGGTGATGGATTTGGTGGGTCAGATTATCGGCTTCCCCCGCCATCTCAGCCAGCATGTGGGGGGCTTTGTGATTACCGAAGGGCGGCTTGATGCGCTTGTGCCCATAGAAAATGCCACGATGGAGGATCGCACCATCATCGCATGGGATAAGGATGATATTGACGCCTTGGGCATTTTGAAGGTCGATGTTTTGGCCTTGGGAATGCTCAGTTGTTTGCGCAAATCCTTTGATCTTTTGCGGGGTCACTATGGGCGGGATTTTGATCTGGCCACCCTGCCCGCCGAGGATGGCCGCGTCTATGATATGCTGTGCAAAGCAGACAGTCTGGGTGTGTTTCAGGTGGAATCGCGCGCGCAGATGAATTTTTTGCCGCGTATGCGCCCACGTTCTTTCTATGATCTGGTGATCCAAGTGGCGATCATCCGACCTGGGCCTATTCAGGGCGATATGGTGCATCCCTTCATTCGCCGCCGCAACGGGGAGGAGGCGGTGGAGTTTCCCTCTGATGCGTTGGGCGCTGTGCTGCGCAAGACCTTGGGCGTGCCCTTGTTTCAAGAACAGGCAATGCAAATCGCAATTGTCGGGGCCAGTTTCACCCCGACCGAGGCCGATGCGCTGCGCCGTGCCTTGGCCACGTTCAAGAAAAAGGGTCATGTCTCGGAATTTCGGGCGCGGTTTTTGCGAGGCATGCAGAATAACGGATATGACCCCGATTTCGCTGCGCGCTGTTTTGCGCAGATCGAAGGGTTCGGCGCCTATGGTTTCCCTGAAAGCCATGCCGCAAGTTTCGCGCTTTTGGTTTATGCCAGCGCATGGATCAAATGCCATTACCCTGCCGTTTTTGCCTGCGCTTTGCTAAACAGCCAACCGATGGGGTTCTATTCCCCTGCACAGATTGTGCGTGATGCACAGGCGCATGGGGTGGAGGTGCGACCTGTCTGTGTCAATCTCAGCGCATGGGATCACACGCTCGAACCAGATGGGACAGGCGCGTTGGCACTAAGATTGGGGCTGCGGCAGATCAGAAGCCTGTCCGAGGAGGACGCGCATTGGGTCATTGCTGCGCGTGGCAACGGCTATCTGAGCCCGCGTGATTTATGGCGTCGTGCGGGTCTGTCGCAAAAACCTTTGCGGGCCTTGGCCGAGGCAGATGCTTTTGCCGCGCTTGGGTTTGATCGCCGCGCGGCACTTTGGGAATTGCGCGGGCTTGGCCCTGCACAAGATTTGCCGCTTTTTGCCCGTGATCTTGAGGGCGAGGCGCATAACGAGGCCGCGCCAAATTTGCCACAGATGACCGAAGGTGAAGCCGTGATCGAAGATTATGCGAGCCTGCGGTTGACGTTGAAACGTCACCCCGTTGCGTTTTTGCGTGGAAAACTGAGCCCAAATTGGGTGGCGCGCTTATAG
- the dapE gene encoding succinyl-diaminopimelate desuccinylase, with the protein MADTRLDPVLLTADLLRCPSVTPEEGGALVLLQTVLEAAGFECHRVDRNGTANLFARFGPKGHARSFGFNGHTDVVPIGAEADWSHPPFGAVREGDWLYGRGATDMKSGVAAFVAAAVDMVQTAPPDGAIILAITGDEEGPATDGTVALLEWMESQGEAMSVCLVGEPTCPETLGDMIKIGRRGSINAQITVAGKQGHVAYPHKAQNPMPAMAALADRLSRHVLDEGTAHFDPSNLQITAIETGNPASNVIPARSEMRLNIRFNDLHSGASLDAWLQRECAEVAAVHGVQIACETRISGEAFLTEPGAFSDLIAAAVAQHTGRQPVLSTTGGTSDARFVQRHCPVVEFGLVGHRMHEVDERVSCQDIQGLTVIYSDILRRYFEG; encoded by the coding sequence ATGGCCGACACCCGCCTTGATCCTGTTCTATTGACCGCAGATTTGCTGCGTTGCCCCTCTGTCACGCCAGAGGAGGGCGGCGCATTGGTGCTGTTGCAAACTGTGTTAGAGGCGGCAGGGTTTGAGTGCCATCGCGTAGATCGAAATGGCACAGCAAATCTTTTTGCACGCTTTGGGCCCAAAGGTCATGCGCGCAGTTTTGGCTTTAATGGACATACCGATGTTGTGCCAATTGGGGCCGAAGCGGATTGGAGCCACCCGCCCTTTGGCGCGGTGCGCGAGGGGGATTGGCTTTATGGGCGTGGCGCGACCGATATGAAATCGGGCGTTGCGGCCTTTGTCGCGGCTGCGGTCGATATGGTGCAAACCGCCCCGCCTGATGGCGCGATTATTCTGGCCATTACGGGCGATGAGGAAGGCCCCGCCACGGATGGAACAGTGGCGCTTTTGGAGTGGATGGAGTCTCAAGGCGAAGCGATGTCGGTTTGCCTTGTGGGCGAGCCAACCTGTCCAGAAACCTTGGGCGATATGATCAAAATCGGGCGGCGCGGGTCAATCAATGCGCAGATTACAGTGGCGGGGAAGCAAGGCCATGTCGCCTATCCGCATAAGGCGCAAAATCCAATGCCTGCCATGGCCGCGCTTGCGGATCGTCTGTCGCGCCATGTTCTGGATGAGGGGACAGCGCATTTTGACCCGTCCAATCTACAAATTACGGCGATTGAGACAGGGAATCCCGCCAGCAATGTGATCCCTGCACGCAGTGAAATGCGGCTTAACATTCGTTTTAATGATTTGCATTCAGGCGCATCTTTGGATGCATGGTTGCAACGTGAATGCGCCGAAGTTGCGGCTGTGCATGGCGTTCAGATTGCCTGCGAAACCCGTATTTCGGGCGAGGCGTTTTTGACCGAGCCTGGCGCGTTCTCTGACCTGATCGCGGCGGCAGTGGCGCAGCACACTGGACGACAGCCCGTTTTGTCGACCACAGGCGGCACATCGGATGCCCGATTTGTGCAGCGCCATTGCCCCGTGGTGGAATTTGGTCTTGTCGGCCATCGGATGCATGAGGTTGACGAGCGGGTATCTTGCCAAGATATCCAAGGCCTGACCGTGATCTATTCCGACATTTTGCGCCGCTATTTCGAAGGCTAA
- a CDS encoding Hint domain-containing protein yields the protein MESAQELALNTGASALRMAYTIFHDDVSIVDARYYGNNASSAIWMGGDSTSSRLTPSDTGVVLSTGFVSDLTNGSGATNQSLDTTGITGGGRDTDFETIAARRTYDASILEVDFIPDNAQMSLQFTFASEEYPEFVGSIFNDQVGIWINGTKVTSPVFTLASINSVSDNSNSTLYIDNASGTYNTEMDGFTTTLRVSFPVSVGAINTLKIGITDVGDPTLDSAILIAGGSIQGMALSADDSLRIAQRATSTLDVLANDSATMAVTQINGQDIRAGETITLASGHQITLLPDGKLSVTAPALPAGDTVIRNFTYTATNSDGITDTAFVTITTVPCFARGTKIRTTEGDIAIEKLRVGMMVETHDDGPQPIRWIGSRKVPAIGNHAPIVIEEGSLGFHGTLVLSPQHRVLVRDIRAQLMFGEEEVLVAAKDLINDVTIYRREGGDVEYFHILFDHHQIITSEGLLTESFYPGKQVLPEFDDAIRAELFDLFPALQESCGAGYGELVRMPLRSYEARAMMA from the coding sequence ATGGAAAGCGCACAAGAACTGGCGCTCAATACAGGCGCATCTGCGCTCAGGATGGCGTATACCATCTTCCACGATGACGTTTCCATCGTGGATGCCCGCTATTATGGCAATAATGCCTCGTCAGCGATTTGGATGGGGGGTGACAGCACCTCATCGCGCCTGACCCCATCCGATACGGGCGTTGTTCTGTCTACGGGCTTTGTCAGCGATTTAACCAATGGCTCGGGGGCCACCAACCAATCCCTTGATACGACAGGCATAACGGGCGGCGGGCGTGATACCGATTTTGAAACCATCGCCGCGCGGCGCACATATGACGCAAGCATCTTGGAGGTGGATTTTATCCCCGACAATGCGCAAATGTCGCTGCAATTTACCTTCGCCTCAGAAGAATATCCCGAATTTGTAGGCTCGATCTTCAATGATCAGGTCGGCATTTGGATCAACGGCACCAAAGTCACGTCCCCTGTCTTTACCTTGGCCTCAATCAATTCTGTTTCTGACAACTCTAACAGCACGCTCTACATCGACAATGCCAGCGGCACCTATAATACCGAAATGGATGGGTTCACCACCACGCTTCGCGTGAGTTTTCCTGTCTCGGTCGGTGCGATCAATACGCTCAAAATTGGCATCACCGATGTTGGTGATCCAACCCTTGATTCAGCAATCCTCATCGCGGGTGGCAGTATTCAAGGCATGGCGCTGAGTGCTGATGACAGCCTGCGCATCGCACAGCGCGCAACCAGCACTTTAGATGTTTTGGCCAATGACAGCGCAACAATGGCTGTCACCCAAATCAACGGCCAAGACATTCGCGCGGGGGAAACAATAACCCTTGCCTCTGGTCATCAGATCACACTCTTGCCCGATGGCAAATTGTCGGTCACAGCACCCGCCCTTCCCGCGGGTGACACAGTTATCCGCAATTTCACCTATACCGCGACCAATTCAGACGGCATCACCGACACCGCCTTTGTCACAATCACCACTGTGCCTTGCTTCGCCCGCGGCACAAAAATCAGAACGACCGAAGGGGATATTGCGATTGAAAAGCTAAGGGTCGGTATGATGGTCGAAACCCATGACGATGGCCCGCAGCCAATCCGTTGGATTGGCAGCCGCAAAGTGCCAGCGATCGGCAATCACGCCCCGATTGTCATTGAGGAAGGCAGCCTTGGGTTTCACGGCACGCTGGTATTATCGCCCCAACACCGTGTGCTTGTGCGCGATATTCGCGCACAATTAATGTTCGGCGAGGAGGAGGTCTTGGTTGCGGCCAAAGATTTGATCAATGATGTCACGATCTATCGCCGCGAAGGCGGGGATGTGGAATATTTTCACATCCTGTTTGACCACCACCAGATCATCACATCCGAGGGGCTTTTGACCGAAAGCTTTTACCCCGGAAAACAGGTCTTGCCCGAATTTGATGATGCGATCCGCGCCGAATTGTTCGACCTCTTTCCTGCCCTGCAAGAGAGCTGTGGCGCGGGTTATGGCGAATTGGTGCGGATGCCACTGCGCAGCTATGAGGCGCGGGCCATGATGGCTTAG
- a CDS encoding cobyric acid synthase, producing the protein MPAVMIQGTGSNVGKSLLVAGLCRAARKRGINVAPFKPQNMSNNAAVCPEGGEIGRAQAVQAEAAGLAPHVDMNPVLIKPESSTGAQIVVQGARLTRAEAQDYQGLKPRLLAAVQDSFARLSAQHDLVIVEGAGSAAEVNLRKGDIANMGFACAENIPVILAGDIDRGGVIAQIVGTKAVLDDQDRVQIAGFMINRFRGDPRLFDEGYRYIAEQTGWRGFGVVPWFGDAWKLPAEDGVDLGKTPTHDGAFHVAALAFPRISNFDDLDPIAQDPKLRLTWVEAGRVIPADADLVILPGSKSTRADLEFLRAQGWDVDLAAHRRRGGAILGLCGGYQMLGRRISDPEGLDGAVGVTDGLGLLEIETLMRPQKRLALSAAHHVPTGAAVSGYEIHMGETSGPDCTRPFAALAGHNDGAISADGRVMGSYLHGLFQEDGFRTAFFAGLGAEISTGGYRAQIGAVLDDLAQHLETHLDVDAIFDLAR; encoded by the coding sequence ATGCCCGCTGTCATGATCCAAGGCACAGGGTCGAATGTGGGCAAATCATTGCTTGTCGCGGGGCTGTGCCGTGCTGCGCGCAAGCGTGGGATCAATGTCGCGCCGTTTAAGCCACAAAATATGTCGAACAATGCGGCTGTCTGCCCTGAAGGGGGCGAGATTGGTCGCGCACAGGCGGTGCAGGCTGAGGCCGCAGGTCTTGCGCCTCATGTTGATATGAACCCTGTTTTGATCAAACCCGAAAGCAGCACAGGCGCGCAGATTGTGGTGCAAGGCGCGCGTCTGACCCGCGCCGAAGCGCAGGATTACCAAGGGTTGAAGCCGCGCCTCTTGGCGGCCGTGCAAGACAGTTTTGCGCGGCTGTCCGCGCAGCATGATCTTGTGATTGTCGAAGGGGCAGGCAGCGCTGCCGAGGTCAATTTGCGTAAAGGTGATATCGCCAATATGGGTTTTGCCTGTGCTGAAAATATCCCCGTGATCCTCGCAGGCGATATTGATCGTGGTGGGGTGATTGCACAGATCGTTGGGACGAAAGCCGTATTGGACGACCAAGATCGCGTTCAAATTGCGGGGTTTATGATCAACCGCTTTCGGGGTGATCCGCGCCTCTTTGATGAGGGATATCGCTATATTGCCGAGCAAACAGGATGGCGTGGGTTTGGAGTGGTGCCTTGGTTTGGCGATGCTTGGAAATTACCCGCCGAGGATGGCGTAGATCTGGGCAAAACCCCGACCCATGATGGCGCGTTTCATGTTGCGGCCCTCGCATTTCCACGGATTTCGAATTTCGATGATCTTGATCCGATTGCCCAAGACCCCAAGCTGCGCCTCACTTGGGTTGAAGCGGGGCGTGTGATTCCAGCGGATGCTGATTTGGTCATCCTGCCTGGATCAAAAAGCACGCGGGCCGATTTGGAATTTTTGCGCGCGCAGGGTTGGGATGTTGATCTGGCCGCGCATCGGCGGCGCGGCGGCGCGATCTTGGGCCTATGTGGCGGCTATCAAATGCTTGGCCGCAGGATCAGCGACCCTGAGGGGCTTGATGGCGCGGTTGGGGTGACTGACGGCTTGGGTCTGTTAGAGATTGAAACCCTGATGCGACCCCAGAAGCGTCTGGCGCTCAGCGCGGCGCACCATGTTCCAACGGGGGCCGCCGTTTCGGGCTATGAAATCCATATGGGCGAGACCTCAGGCCCTGATTGCACCCGTCCCTTTGCTGCTTTGGCCGGTCACAACGATGGCGCGATAAGTGCCGATGGGCGGGTAATGGGCAGTTACCTGCACGGGCTTTTCCAAGAGGACGGGTTTCGCACCGCGTTCTTCGCGGGTCTTGGTGCCGAGATTAGCACGGGCGGCTATCGGGCGCAGATCGGTGCAGTCTTGGATGATTTGGCACAGCATCTGGAGACGCATTTGGATGTTGATGCCATTTTTGATCTGGCCCGCTAA